A stretch of the Roseofilum reptotaenium CS-1145 genome encodes the following:
- the metG gene encoding methionine--tRNA ligase → MNSEYPTKKTFTITTPLYYVNDLPHIGSAYTTIAADVLARYWRLRGEEVLMITGTDEHGLKIQRTADERGKAPQSHCDEIVQGFKTLWQKLNIQYDRFSRTTAAKHHQIVQEFFQRVWENGDIYQGVQQGWYCVSCEEFKEERDLLDDHRCPIHPNKQTEWRDENNYFFRLSKYQDQLEAFYNEHPDFIQPESRRNEVLSFVTRGLQDFSISRVNLDWGFPVPTDSDHTLYVWFDALLGYITALLDPEDAPSLENALRRWWPIQTHLIGKDILRFHTVYWPAMLMSAGLPLPRRVFGHGFLTKDGMKMGKTLGNTLNPYELVDQYGADAVRYYFLKEIEFGKDGDFNETRFINVLNADLANDLGNLLNRTLGMTRKYCQGQVPAISGDRILDDNPLKTLGTSLKSKVDLGYNALAYSHACEAILGLVQSSNKYIDEQAPWTLHKQGQKEAVAEVLYSVLESVRLAAYLLSPIIPEISTAIYNQLGFSVDFNQMVDLQKKIPFDTHAQWGILPAQQTLGNPKPVFQRLELTQA, encoded by the coding sequence ATGAACTCTGAGTATCCAACAAAAAAGACCTTTACCATTACAACCCCTCTATACTACGTCAATGACTTGCCCCATATTGGGAGCGCCTATACTACCATTGCCGCAGATGTTTTAGCTCGCTACTGGAGACTTCGGGGAGAAGAAGTCTTGATGATTACGGGGACAGACGAACATGGCTTAAAAATCCAACGCACTGCTGACGAACGCGGAAAAGCCCCCCAGAGCCATTGTGATGAAATTGTCCAAGGGTTTAAAACGCTTTGGCAAAAGCTCAATATCCAGTACGATCGCTTTAGTCGCACAACAGCAGCTAAACATCATCAAATTGTGCAAGAATTCTTCCAACGAGTTTGGGAGAATGGGGACATTTATCAAGGGGTTCAACAGGGATGGTATTGTGTTTCCTGCGAAGAATTCAAAGAAGAACGAGACCTACTCGACGACCACCGGTGTCCCATCCATCCCAACAAACAAACAGAATGGCGAGATGAAAATAACTATTTCTTCCGTTTGTCCAAATATCAAGACCAGTTAGAAGCATTTTATAATGAGCATCCCGACTTCATTCAACCGGAAAGTCGTCGTAATGAAGTCTTAAGCTTTGTGACTCGAGGACTGCAAGATTTTTCCATCTCGCGGGTTAACCTCGATTGGGGATTTCCTGTACCTACGGATAGTGACCATACCCTTTATGTCTGGTTTGATGCCCTATTAGGCTATATTACTGCCTTACTCGATCCTGAAGATGCTCCCAGTTTAGAGAATGCCCTAAGGCGGTGGTGGCCGATTCAAACTCATCTAATTGGTAAAGATATTCTCCGCTTCCATACCGTCTATTGGCCAGCGATGCTCATGTCTGCGGGTCTCCCTTTACCCCGACGAGTCTTTGGGCATGGCTTTCTGACGAAAGATGGGATGAAGATGGGGAAAACCTTGGGCAATACCTTAAATCCCTATGAGTTGGTGGATCAATATGGGGCTGATGCGGTTCGCTACTATTTTCTCAAGGAGATTGAGTTTGGTAAGGATGGGGATTTTAATGAAACCCGATTTATTAATGTTCTCAATGCTGATTTGGCCAATGATTTAGGGAATCTGCTCAATCGGACACTAGGCATGACGAGAAAATATTGTCAGGGTCAAGTTCCCGCTATATCTGGCGATCGGATTCTGGATGATAACCCTCTCAAAACCCTGGGAACCTCCTTGAAGTCAAAAGTAGATCTTGGTTACAATGCCCTCGCTTATTCCCACGCCTGTGAAGCCATTCTGGGTCTAGTCCAAAGCAGCAATAAATATATTGATGAGCAAGCACCCTGGACATTGCACAAACAAGGGCAAAAAGAAGCTGTCGCAGAAGTTCTCTATTCGGTGCTAGAATCTGTTCGTTTGGCCGCCTATCTTCTCTCACCGATTATTCCTGAGATTAGCACCGCGATCTATAATCAATTGGGCTTTAGTGTCGATTTTAATCAGATGGTAGATCTTCAGAAGAAAATTCCCTTTG